DNA sequence from the Papio anubis isolate 15944 chromosome 7, Panubis1.0, whole genome shotgun sequence genome:
tcatcaCATCAGGGCCGCGGTCATTCAACATCACCACCCCCTGCCGTGCTGTTGCCATAGTAACCCTAGACCTTGGCCTTCTTTGAGGCTTGTCTTCCACTCTGGAATTCACTCACCCACCTGCCTCTGTGGGGGCAGAGGAGGGAGCGAGTCAGCCTGGGCCTTACTTtatttcttgcctgattgttGAAAAACAGAATCCAACTTCCCAGAAGGCACAGGGGGAAATGAATCACTCTTTGAGCTAGCAGGTTTGCTTTTCAGCCAATAAAATCAAGGGGTAGAAACGAAGGCGTGCATTCCCCTGAGCCCCAGAGGCCTTGGGTGCCCTCAGGCATTTACTGGACAGCTTCTCCTGAGTGAAGCCCAGAGCTGGTATAACTAACTCAAAATGGCCTCGCCAGGCAATTTCCTTTACAGAACATTTCCTCGTCAAGTTCTCCTGAGGCTGCACTCATGTCGAGCTCAGGGCTATGTTTTAggggcaggaagggagaggaacCCCTTTGGGCTTTCCCCTTCCATCTTCCTCCCTTCCGCAAGGACTTTTCCACAATACAAGAGTAGTCTGTCTATTGCTCCAAATATCGGTTTCCTGGTTTCCTGGCTTCCTGGCAGCGAGCCTATTCCTGTGGTTGCAGCACTATTTGGGCCAGGGAACCCCATGTCACACAATTACTGGAATATTTTGACTCTTAAACAATCATCAACACCGGAGGCAGCTCTCCGGCCTGTTCCCCTGGTCACCTTCTCCTTGGTGAAAATTCTGGGTTTGTGACAGTGAGACATCCCGCTTGCCAGAGCCAAGAGCCTGGGCCAGCTGGGTCTTGTTCTGAAGTCCATGGCTGAGTTTTCAGTATCGGCCCTGGGCCTCCTGGACACTGAGCAAGTGCCCTAGAGTGCACATGGCAAGCAGCCACGATCCCCAAAGCCTAGAAGATTCTTTGAGCTGTTCCTAAAGTAACAGCGCCCAATCTTTCAGTCCAGGACAGACTCTGGGGGAAGATTCCGCCCCCACTAGATCTACCAAGAGAGGAGAGCTGAGAGCTGAACGCTTATTTAGAAAAACTTCCGGAAGCTCAGTTAGGAACTTCAGGCACCACTGTGGTGAGAAGGGCCTATAAATCTTCTGCCTTTTGGGAACTTCCCCTTGTGAGGATTCAGTGTCAATTTTCCTGAGTAGCGAAAGTGGCAACATGAAAAAGGTTTGGGGTCCCCAGATGGCAGTGGGATTTTGTGGAGAGACCCCCAGCTCAGAGCCTGTGGTGGCAGCACAGACTGTCAGGGCTGCTGGAATGAGGGTAATAATAATATAGCTAATGTTTGCATAGCACTGTTGTGAGACTTGACATATACAGTCACTgtttaatcctcccaacagcccTATGAGGTCAGTAGTGTTATCATCATCCCAGTTTATAGATGAATATACTGAGGCCCAGAGACGTGAAATGACTtccccaggatcacacagcttcTAAGGAGCacagctgggacttgaacccaggaattctgGTTTTGAACATGCTGGCAACCTGGACACCACCGAGTGGGAGTGAAATGGCCCGCCTGGCAGGAGGATCAGCGCTGATAGGAGAGTGTGTGGGAACTGTTGTGCTGGCCCTGAAGGCACAGGGTGAGCTGGGccgaggaaaaggaaaggagaccTTCTTCCTGGCTGGGTCGTTCCCAGCTCTAACTGTCCCGGGAACTCCGTGTCCATGGTCAAGGGCTGGAGACGGTGCTGGAACCCAGCTGCCTCTGATGTCCTGGCCACCAAGAAAATCACAGGGTCCGGCCCAGAGAAATGCATTTGCCAGACATCACCGAGGCTCAGAGCAAACAGAACCACATCCCATTCACCTGCCTTGCCCTGTGGAAGGGGTGATTTATTCTCACAGACTCTGGGTGGGTCCACTCCACATACTCAACCAGTCTGAGCTGGACCACCTGGGTCAGaaaggtggggaaactgagggccaACAGGGCGAGGATTTGCCCGAAGATCCAGAGCACAGAGCCTGGATGCAAAAGCAAGAGCCTCTGGGTCTGCAATGTGCTCTGTGGCCACAGCCACTATCCTGGGAGAGCCACGGGCCACATCTCCGTAGCCACAGGAGGGGGCAGTGCCTCACTGGGCTCTTCTGACCAGGTCCCTGTGGAAGCCGCCCTGGTGGTGTCTGCCCTTCCGTGGCTTTCTCAGCCCCTGCTCTGGAGCAAGCTACTAGCCCTGCCTGAGGCAGCTGACTGCCCACACCCTGTCCCCTTCCCATAAACCTGGGTAACCTGCTGGAGCGGGACTTGGAGCTCCTCATACCTTGTGTCTGGGACCAGGTCTGCCAAGGGAGTCTGGGGCAAACCTCGGAGGGGCAGGCAGAGGatgcatttattgagtgtctaccaCATACGAGACACTGAACCAGGGTCTTCGTGGCATCGTGTTGTTTACTCGGAACAACAACCCTGTTGTGGAAAGGGCCCGCCCCCTTTCCAGAGGCAGAAACTTGCTCCAAGAGGTTGGATGCTCTGCCAGAGGCTGCACAGCGCCAGGGTGTGGAATGTCCAGGCCCTGCCCATCTCAGTGccgctccccactccccaccagcCAGCACCTGCTGTCCTGGACTCCTGGACCTTCGGCGTCTTCCTCGTCCCCTACTCTAAACACAGAACTACTCACACCCAGCCCTCCCCTGCCACATCCTCCTGCTCGGAACAGATGAGCAGCCCTGGGAGGGCTATGGTTTCGTGGGGTCGACGACCTTGCCCAGAAAGAGGACACTCTGGGTGCTGGTGGAAAAGATCACCACAAGGAAGGGCCGGTTGAACCGCAGGACATGGCGATTGGTCTGGGCAGAGAAGAATTTGACCGCAAAGCCGGTGGCTGCTGCAGCCTCGGTGCCAGCCTCATCCACATCCAAGGTGGCCTTGTGGAAACTCTGGGaggaaaatcacaagcattatcTCCAAGCCAGCAAGAGAGGGGGCCTGGACAAGACTGCGAGAGTCAGAAACTGCTAGGGAATACATTGCCCTTTATAGCCTGCGAGGTCATTTCTTGGGGATAACACAGCAAGAATTTCATTTGGGAGGATTTTTGAGCTGGAGACCTCCTGCCACACACAGTCACGGCAGCTCTCATTAAATGAGCGCTAGCTCTGTGCTCGGGGCTTTGCATGCATCTTATTTGATCTTCATAGCCATCCTATGAGGTCAGCAGTATGATGCCCATTTTAAAAGTGAGGAATATAAATTCAGAAACTAGTACCCCTTCAATAACATAAGAGGAAGAACCAGAATTCAAGCTCACACCCAAGGCTCTACCCCCTCGCGCACTTTTCTTAGCAGAAGTCTTGAGTCTCTTTCTCTCATCTACGAAGTCTCCCTCGTACAGATGCACCCAGTGCAGCTCACCTGTGTCTCTCCtctctgtttcctccttttttttctttccttcttttttcttttcttttcttttttttttttttttttttttttttagatggagtctcactcactctgtcacccaggctgcagtgcagtggcctgatctctggacacattgcaacctccacctcccagcctcaagtgattctcctacctcagcctcctgagtagctgggattacaggtgcctaccacctgccaccacaccaggctaatttttgtatttttagtagagttgaagtttcaccattttggccagactggtctcgaactcctgacttcaagtgatctgctcgcctctgcctcccaaagtgctgggattacatgtgtgagttaccatgcccggcctcgCCTCCATTTTCTATCATTGCATGTATCTCTCTATGAAGACGTTGTATCTCTGACTCGTCTGGGAGAGCTGTCTGAGTTGGGGGGCTGATTCGACACTATATCCCAGCACCGAGCACCACGTCCAGGGCTGGTTGACTGGTGGATGCTGATGTCTGTAGATGACTGAACACACTCAGGCTCTGAGACTCCATGTGGCAGCTTGGGAGCCCCATCGCCTGGCAACTCCCATGGGCACAAGTGCCCCACCGAGTTCTCTAGGGGTTGATGACTTACTTTGGATGCCTCCAGTTTTCGCTGTTTGGTGATGCCAGATAAGTCAGCCCACTTGGAGAACAGATCCAcgaagcccagcctgggcaaaatctGATCTAATACATAGGAGCCAGAAATGGAGAACCTGGGGAAATGCAACTCTAGCTTCTTGTAAAAATTCCTGAAAGGGGCATTGGGTTAAAACATTAGATTAATGAACAAGCCAGGATCCCTGCTGGGCACAGCCCTCCTTGGTGGCCCTCTTTAGCTGGCTGTATTCCATCTGAGTTCTATCCCCACAAACAGCTTTGGCTCAGACTACCTCCCACAAACGGGTGTTGAAAGGCCAGGTTCCTTTGTCCCCAGGGCCTGCTGTCTGTGGGATCTCCTGTCTGTGGTAGCCCCTCTTCAGAGGTTGCTTTCTGTGGGTGTTCAGGCGCCCAGGGAGACAGATGTAAGTCTCGCCAGGTGGCAGTTTTGCCCTTGCCTCTGTTATAGCCCTGTGGGTTTTACTCTTTGTGaaccagctaatttctttgtattggatTCCCTCCACCATGAAAGTTGTGTGATTTTTCTATTCACATGTGCCCTTGGGCTAGGATCCTTTTCTTATATATGGTTGAAGACTTTTTCCAATCATAGCCAGCATGATGGGAAGCCTTCCTGTTAATTTcttgggtgggtggatggagttTGTTTGAATCGCGCTATGGCAGCTTAGTCAACCTTCTGGGCCAGAGGGGGCTGCCTCTTCATTGCACAGAGGTAACCCCCCAAGAGTCAGAGTCACTTTACCCAAGTCTTGTGCAGTGGAAGAGCTATGTCTAGAACCAGGACTCTGAACTCCTACTGTGGTTCTTTTTTCCCTAATGAGGGAgaagtcatattttaaatataataggaGAGTTCATCATTTAAAGGAAGCCCATGGAAGGTCTCAGAGCAAGTGAGAATTCTCTCATAATTGGCAATCACTCCCTATTTTGGGGCACTGTCTTTCATTAGAAAGGTATATTTGATGGATAGTACTGTAGATTCAGCCCACACAGCACACTGATTACCTCTTCTGCAACAAGTTGTTCCACCTCATTAGCATCTCTGGAGTCAAAACCTCTTCAATTTCCCTCATTTTGCCTTCGTTAGGGAGAATGAAAAACACAGTTGCATCTCCTTTGTAATTCATCCGTAGCACTGAGCAGGGCAAGTATCTGTCATGAAGATACCAGTGGTGCTCCTGGTCCTGCAGCATCATGGGCACCTGGACTGTTGTATTCTCATCAACATAGAAGTCTTTGGGAGTGGTCCTCGAGGAAATGAATGGTTTCTCCCACAGGGCTGAAGGGAAGATGAAAAGAAGGTACAGGACATCTGTGGGCCACAGAGTCAGTCCTCCAGCCAGAGAAGGCCACCTGGTGTTCTGAGCTACTGAAAGAGTAGCTCCAGATCCTGCCCTATGAGCTCATCAAGGTGTCCCATTTTGACCATTCAAAACCTGACATGCCTGGGGAATGGATCCCTTAGgcctcatttaaattttaaaatgagagatagCAGAGGATGTTCATTTTCTAATATGTGAATAGGATTGATAGAGAAGAAACCAGGGATGCTGGAAAGAGGGGTTCATTGTTAGGTAAGCATCCttgagaaggagagaggagataGCAGAGTGTGAGCAGAGGGGTTGGCCTTCCATGAGAGGTGGGTCACTACTGCCATGATGAGAGGAGGACGTCTGAGCTTGTGGGTTCAAACGCAGGGAGGTGAGTAGATTTGGAGGTGAGAAGATTTGGAGGTGAGTAGATTTAGAGATGAGAAGATGAGAGATTTCCTGTTTAACTGATTCTATTTTCTCAATGACGAGTGAGACAAGATTTTTAAGTGAAAGTCGTGAGTGGGGAGGACATTTGAGAAGGATGAATCTGTTATTTTAGTAGTTTTGGAGAGTGGAGATATGTAAGTAGGATTGCTGGACAGTGTAGAGAGATCAATGAAGATTTACATTCACAAATATCAAGTGAGACCATCAGTCTAGTTGGATGTTTTTCTTCAACCACATTCAGCTGCTGGGTGCAGATGTAGACGAGTTAGACCTTTAGGTTTAAGCAGGTTTGCAGTTTTGGAGGGTAAGTATGATAGAGGGAAGGAAACCAAGGAAGTTAAGACTTCAGAGTGTTTGCAAGGAAGTGACCACAATGATGGCCATGCAGTGTGAGGAGGGAAGCAAGGACAGCAGGCGATGTGCAATGAGGTGGTGGCAGGTAGGGTGAATGGACTGAGGTCTCCATGCCAGGAATTTTCGTCCAGGGAAAAGCAAGGGATCTGGAATTATAATCAATGTCTTCCTGACAGTGAAACCCGTACTACTGTTTCACTTCCTtccttagttaatttttttttaagtttaaaagttttgttatttcaaagcaaagtttcttttttggagatggagtctctttctgtcgcccaggccagagtgcagtgtcgcaatctcagcaacctccacttcctgggttcaagcgattctcctgcctcagcctcctgagtagctgggattacaggcatgtgccatgaagcctggctaatttttttttttttttgtattattagtagagacagggttttgccatgctggccaggctggtcttgaactcctgattttaagatatgcctgccttggcctcccaaagtgctagaattataggtgtgagccactacgcgcAGCCTCaaaacaaagttttttaaaaaaagttttcaatagTGCATGAAAATTCCACATGCAAATTACATGGAATAACTAATTTGGCTGAATCATTAGGCTGGGAGTTGCTCCCTAGAATTTTATTCCCTGTAAATTCTGGGTTCAAGCTGGTTAGAACTGTGagatttcaaagtaaattgcTCTCTGAAGGCCCTGGTGGTCAGATATGACGATGGTCAGACTCAGCAGTGCTTTGTGTATTCCAGTTTGCCCCTGCTTGTTTCCAAGCTCCTTTTCCCAACTCTAACCCCACTAAACAACAGCAGCCCCAGGCTACCACCAGAAACTACGCAGTGATGCTCCCCTCCATGGTGGCACTCTGATGGCTGGATGAGCCTGGCATATAAATTCCTCTCCAAGCTCTGACTTGTCCACTTGCATCGGCAActttctctctgtcctcccaACTCTTCTTTCCTCTAGATCTTCACTTTCCCAGCCACAGTTGTGTGGGGCCTAATTCCTAGAACAATCTCCTTACCATTGACTTGAGATGGCTTTCCTTCTCTGATGAAACCCTGACTAATCCACACTGTACAAAATTGTTCGCACACTGTGATATCAACTGTGTGgacgtatgtgtgtgtgaatggaaGGTGAAGAAAAGATGCTAAAACATTAACATTTGTTGCTTCTGAGTGGTAGGGCTAGAGATTATGTCTACTTTCTCCTTTATgcttttacaaatttttaaagcttcaaaatgagcATTGTTATCATTAGATGAATTATAGTtgctatttattgagtacataaaATGGGTAGGGGTCAACAAACAAAAGAGTTAATAGAGATATTAACTCTTTTAGGCATTGCAGATCATTCCATCTCTGCAGTAATGAATCAAtctgccattgtagcatgaaatcagccacagacaatacataaatgaatgggcctggctgtgtgccaataaaactttatttacaaaaccacTGGCTGAACACATTTGGCCCAGGGGCTGTAGTTTGTCCATCTCTTTAGATCCTTTTATAAGGAGTATACACATGGGTTAATCATTTCATCCTCAAAGCCAACCTTTGAAGTAGAGATTTTTCTTATCCTTGCTTTGAGCAAACAAGCTGACCTGTTTGCACTGTTGGTAGAGGCTGAGCTCAGATATGAATCCAGCAATTCAACTCATGATCACTGGCTAGAATGCATTTTGTACATtacttttattaagaaaataaataagaaaatatgtctAAAGATAGGAAGGAATGGAAACCTCAATACTACAGAGTCTTCAACATACAACATTCTAACATTGCATTCTCTGAGGGCTGCTTAACTCTATCAAACTCAACCTTTTTACTTAcccttttgtaaaaatatatttaaccagtCAACAAATTAGggggttggaggtgggggtgTGGATTTAGCACACACCAATGATCTGACTCTCACCTTTGAAGTAAATGTAATTCACCAGCACCATCAAGACGTCCTTCTTGAGCTCACTGACCAAATCCACAATCTTCCCTCGAGTTTCCTTCTTGACGTGGTCGTTGATAAGCTGGATTGTGCCCACAGTGTCGTAGAAGTTGGTGTGGAAGAGTTTGGCCTCATAGAAGGCCGTGGTGTCATTCAGGAATTTTGCAAGGAACTTCAGGTTGTGGCTCAGGAACAGAGCACTGCCCACGCGTGTTTCCAGCCCATGACCGGGGAGGCTGATAGTGTGCAGGAGGTGCTGGAAGCCCCTGTGGATGTCGGACTCAGACAGCTCCGTGAGGTTGAAGCCCAGGCCCTCGAGGATCTGACTGCGGCTGTGTGAGCAGGCCCCCAGGGAAAGCATAGCGTAGGCGGCCGAGATGCTCAGCGGGGAGAAAAAGATGTTCTTCCCCGGGGTCTCCGAAGCGATCAGGTAGTAGAAGCGGAAGGCAAAGTCAGCATTGGCAGGGGCGATCTTGAGGCTGGGGGAGCCCTCACCTGTCTCTAGAATCTGCCGGTGGGAGGAGCTGTTACTGCAACTCTCACCATCATGCTCAACGTGCAGCTGGCCATGAGAAAGGGCCAGTAGTCCAACCAGCAGGAGGAGCAGGTAGTCGATAAGATGCATCCTCTGCACTCTCAGGCCTATGGGAGGGAAGAGAATGCCCAGGAAATTCCCCCAGCAGAACACCTGGCCCTGCTGAGAAGGCGGGCAGGGGGCCAGCACCCGGAGATCGTGAGTGACACCCTCAACTCCTGCAGATGAGCTTGTGAAAGGCAATGTAACGCCCACCACCTTCCACATGTATGGTGACAGCAACACTATTGGATGGCAATGCTTTAGACATGCAAGGCACACTCCTCGCATCCATCATGTCATTGTGCTTCCCACCTGTGTGAGCTCTGCACAGCACTAGACTCCATTCTCACCCAACAGAGCAGGAAACGAAGACTCCCAAAGTGACTCACCCAAGTCACCTACCTGACAAATATCCTAGCCAGAACCCACATCCCCAGACTCAGGTGCTGCTTCTCCCACACTTCTCTTTCAGATGAGTTGATTTCATTAGCACAGTGGTTTTGCACAGAGGATGGCAATCCTCAGAGTTTATTTCAGTGTCTGCTCCACAAACATCTGTGGAATGCTTTATATCGTTTACAAACCACTTTCATGCCATTTAGTTAGACCCTCCCACTCCTGTAGAGATCAGTAGAACTGGTCTTTGTATTGTTACCCTGTACAGATGAGGACATGGATGTTTAATAAGTGTCCTCACTTATTAAAGTGAGGATCAGGACAAAGTTGCGGGGATAGAATTGGTACCCTTTTCATAATGAACATCTGTCCAAGACAGGATGCTCCAGTTTCTCCCCCACATCTGCTCCTGCCCCATCAAATGGTCCCAACAGTATCTGGTTGTCAGGCCAAAAAGCCTCTAGCCTTCTATCCACCCACAATCCATTTAATCCACTTCCATGGCCTGCAGGgttgggtttattttattttattttattttttgagacagggtctcactctgtcacccaagctggagtgcaatggtgtaatcatggctcactgcagccttgacttcctgagctccagtgatcctcccacttcagccttccaagtagctgtaaCCACAGGCGTGCacagccacacccagctaaatttttgtagagtcagggtctcaccgtgctgcccaagctggtctccaattcctagACTTTCCTGTAGGTTCTTCAGCCTCTCCCCCGCTCCACTGCTATGATCCTCAACCAGGGCTCagaaaactttttctgcaaagcgCCAGATAGTAATATCTATGGTTTTGCAGACCACACAGTCTCTGCTGccactactcaactctgctgtggCAGCTGGAAACAGTCTCAGACCAGACATGCATGAACAGGCGTGGCTGTGTTTCAGTGAAACTTCACTTATGGACgctgaaatgtgaatttcatattattttcctaTGTCACAAAATGTTGTTCCTCTATTGATTTTTCAACCCTTTGTATATTTACCTTTTATACTTatcacttatattttatatttatattttatatcttgcaTTCTTAGCTCATGGGCGGTGGGCCAGATTCGACCTACAAGCTGTGGTTTGTTGACCCCTGACCTAGACCCTTGCAGAAAGCTTCCTAGTCTTTCTGCTCTCTGTTCTTCACTCAGCAGTTGGAGGGATCATTTAGAAACATACACAGGACCGCatcactcacagacacacctcCCCTCCGGCATGAACTCCCCAAGATCACCTGGATTGGGAGCCAGAAGACCTTGGCCCCCAGTCAGCGCTGCCCTGTACCAGCTGTGTGTCCCTGGGGGAGGCTTTTCTGGGTCTCCAGGCAGTCACCCACCAGTGCCCATAGATCTGAGGTCGGGGGCTTTCTAGCCTGAGTATTTCTCACCTCTAGCAAGAGTGACCAAGTGTCCCAGCTTGCCTGGGACTttcctggttttagcactgaaagtatGTCCTAGAAGAATTCTCAGTCTTGAGCAAAACAGAATAGTTTGTCACCCTCCCTCTAGAGGCTCTCTCATCTCCATTGTCTCAGAGGGTTACTCACGGCACAGTCTGTCCTGGAGTGGACCCCCTGGGTAGCTGTCTCAGCTCTGTCTTGTCAAGCCCAGGAGGACTGGTCAAACCAGGCCTTCTCAGTACCACCCACTGTCTCCCAACCAGGTAATTATTAACAAACAGGCCACGGGCGCAGCACTGCCTAGACAAGGAAAACTCACCAGAAGTAGCTTCACCCCCTCCCAAGAAGACACCCCACTTCCCACCTGGGGAACCCCAAGAGGGTTCACTTCTTCATGTTTGTACGGTGCATGGAGGTTCACCTGGTGCTTGGTGCTCCCTGACAGCCCGGGGAGCCCCTTGGAAGGTCTGGTCTCCACCCAGCCCCTCATTGGCTGTGTGAAGTTGAGCTCATTTActccctctctgagcttcagtcaTCCACCTCCCGCCTACAACATGAGGGGCTGGATCATACGGGGCAGCAAGCTCCAGCGCCTTCATAGACCAGATAAGGAAGATTCCATGGTGCCACGGTGGGGAATGGTGGGGATGTGGGGAGACAGCCAGCTCTCTACAGGCCAGGCAAGACCCACTTGTGGGCGGGGTCTTG
Encoded proteins:
- the SERPINA4 gene encoding kallistatin encodes the protein MHLIDYLLLLLVGLLALSHGQLHVEHDGESCSNSSSHRQILETGEGSPSLKIAPANADFAFRFYYLIASETPGKNIFFSPLSISAAYAMLSLGACSHSRSQILEGLGFNLTELSESDIHRGFQHLLHTISLPGHGLETRVGSALFLSHNLKFLAKFLNDTTAFYEAKLFHTNFYDTVGTIQLINDHVKKETRGKIVDLVSELKKDVLMVLVNYIYFKALWEKPFISSRTTPKDFYVDENTTVQVPMMLQDQEHHWYLHDRYLPCSVLRMNYKGDATVFFILPNEGKMREIEEVLTPEMLMRWNNLLQKRNFYKKLELHFPRFSISGSYVLDQILPRLGFVDLFSKWADLSGITKQRKLEASKSFHKATLDVDEAGTEAAAATGFAVKFFSAQTNRHVLRFNRPFLVVIFSTSTQSVLFLGKVVDPTKP